From the genome of Nicotiana sylvestris chromosome 2, ASM39365v2, whole genome shotgun sequence, one region includes:
- the LOC138885368 gene encoding uncharacterized protein — protein MSKPVLSDRLARWYLQFQQFEIVYIPQKAIKRQALEDFLADHPIPDDWELTDKLLDEDAMVIEVQPLWKIYFDGAVHRGGAGAGVVFVTSQGEVLPYSFTLTQLFSNNVAEYQALIHGLEMAVEMKRLQLQVFGDSQLVINQLLGSFEIKKPELCPYHDYAKKLMGWLGDVTIQHVPRKENKKVDTLAALASSLILLDQVQVTICQKWVTPLPNEAEGEENELKYLVAVSEVDKEEWWQPIIDYLCYGMLLENQRRRTEIRRRAPHFLYYKDTLYRRSFEGVLL, from the coding sequence atgtcaaaacctgtccttagtgatcgactagcaaggtggtacctccagtttcaacaatttgaaatcgTATACATTCCTCAAAAGGCTATAAAAAGACAAGCATTAGaggacttcttggcagatcatcctATACCTGATGATTGGGAGCTAACTGACAAACTACTTGATGAGGACGCCATGGTCATCGAAGTTCAACCTCTATGGAAGATATACTTTGACGGTGCTGTACATCGCGGAGGAGCTGGTGCtggtgtagtatttgtcacttctcAAGGTGAAGTTCTACCCTACTCTTTTACGTTGACGCAACTTTTCTCTAACAACGTTGCTGAGTATCAAGCACTAATACATGGGCTCGAAATGGCTGTCGAAATGAAGcggttgcaattgcaagtctttggtgactctcaGTTAGTGATCAATCAGCTTTTAGGTAGTTTCGAGATCAAGAAACCTGAACTatgcccatatcatgattacgctaaaaaattaatggggtggctcggtgatgtgactattcaacatgtgccaaggaaagaaaataagaaggtgGATACTTTAGCTGCCCTAGCTTCATCGTTAATCCTGCTTGATCAAGTGCAAGTTACtatctgccaaaaatgggtaaCACCGCTGccaaatgaggctgaaggtgaagaaaacgAACTCAAGTATCTCGTCGCTGTTTCTGAAGTTGATAAAGAAGAATGGTGgcaacccattatcgactacttgtGCTATGGTATGCTTCTAGAAAATCAGCGAAGAAGGACTGAAATCCGTCGTCGTGCACCTCacttcctttactacaaagatactctatacagaagaTCATTCGAGGGAGTACTATTATGA
- the LOC138885367 gene encoding uncharacterized protein — protein MDLARKKKIVLEDEKASANQVSITFGSFSLDELCSLKRIKNEELLVDNKVRDDQLDDDEGEEKSDDLPLEPSPKKLIESTPQEVNACEEKVTFTNDDLLLGDTLHNRMLYLSYNDPRIQPMGEKVIRLEITIEDMQSSAWLHVIDTKTSYNVLLGRPWTHENKVVPSTYHQCLKYYEGEVEKKIVANDEPFIEAESHFTDAKFYLKNCIMKEIKVDDGMKSKNDEPITKRAEVTIGKAKAITEEAHANVNKSHKEGIASYGKKVSLALQYVPKRKKYEGESSNFQTKTLRELTLLVKRIEAVKLSSKPLAGFVAQNRLQNMALHTKRTDEGFDPNAYKLFAKVRYNPNEPSKLGKLPSETSMRQPHEATNKSHGYVDEVLKVKPYTAVYTKEHDEDEESMGSSYHVTAQGQHGVLSLMEDDEKLDDVSLCYHISFNDGDPQEDEDAKDAPPKLEEGVNATIDTLIEVNLGTDEEPRPTYLSALLEVYEESTYIELLKEFRDVFAWSYKEMLGLDPKVVVHHLAVKNGARPVKQAQRCFRPDLVPLIEIEVNKLIKAGFIREVKYPTWVSTIVPIRKKNGQIPVCVDFRDLNNACPKYESPLPIPEQMIDTTTGYEVMSFMNGSSGYNQIYMAPKDEELIAFRTPKGIYCYKVMPFGLKNAGATYQRAMQNNFDDLLHKNVKCYMDDLVVKSERGATT, from the exons atgacttACCATTGGAACCATCTCCGAAAAAGCTcatcgagtccactcctcaagaagttaatgcttgtgaggaaaaagtcacgttcacaaatgacgatcttctGCTAGGTGACACTCTTCATAACCGCATGTTGTACCTG TCATATaatgatccaaggattcaaccaatgGGGGAAAAGGTGATCAGGTTGGAAATcaccattgaagatatgcaatcaagtgcatggctacatgtgatcgatacaaagacttcatacaatgtcttgcttggaaggccttggaCACATGAGAACAAAgtggttccatctacctaccatcaatgtttgaaatactacgagggtgaagtcgagaagaagaTAGTTGCTAATGATGAGCCATTCATCGAGGCAGAGTCACACTTcaccgatgcaaagttctacttgaagaattGTATTATGAAGGAGATAAAAGTTGATGATGGCATGAAAAGCAAGAATGATGAGCCCATAACTAAAAGAGCTGAGGTGACTATTGGTAAAGCCAAAGCTATTACTGAGGAGGCACACGCCAACgtgaataaatctcataaagagggtattgcgtcttatggaaagaaagtaagtctcgcgctccaatatgtccctaaaaggaagaaatatGAAGGTGAATCATCTAATTTCCAAACCAAGACGCTAAGGGAGTTAACTCTTTTGgtaaaacgaattgaggcagtaaagttatCCTCAAAACcgcttgcagggtttgtagcccaaaatcgtTTGCAGAATATGGCACTCCATACAAAGCGAACTgatgaaggttttgatcctaacgcttacaagctatttgcaaaagttagatacaatcccaatgagccgtcaaagttagggaagctcccatcagaaACTTCAATGAGGCAACCACATGAAG cgacaaacaaaagtcaTGGTTACGTGGATGAAGTACTGAAGGTGAAGCCATACACTGCGGTCTACACTAAAGAACATGATGAAGACGAAGAAAGTatgggttcttcgtatcatgttactgCACAAGGCCAGCATGGTGTTTTATCTCTAATGGAGGATGACGAGAAATTGGACGATGTTTCACtatgttatcacatatccttcaacgatggggaccctcaagaagatgaagatgcaaaAGATGCTCCTCCAAAACTTGAAGAAGGGGTGAATGCAACGATTGATACCTTAatagaagttaaccttggcactgatgaagaaccaagacccacctacctaagtgctttactagaagttTATGAAGaaagcacttatattgagttactcaaggagtttAGGGATGTCttcgcttggagttacaaagaaaTGCTTGGCTTGGACCCTAAAGTAGTAGTCCATCACCTTGCCGTCAAGAATGGTGCTCGTCCTGTCAAACAAGCCCAAAGGTGCtttaggccggacttggttcccttgattgaaattgaagttaacaaactcatcaaagctggctttattcgtgaagttaaatacccaacatgggtttcaactATTGTCCCTataaggaagaaaaatggccaGATTCCAGTGTGCGTTGACTTCAGGGATCTCAACAATGCGTGTCCAAAATATGAATCCCCACTTCCTATTCCAGAGCAGATGATCGATACTACTACTGGGTATGAGGTAATGTCATTTATGAACGGTTCATCAGGATATAACCAAATCTACATggcgccaaaagatgaagagcttattGCATTCCGTACCCCCAaaggtatttattgctacaaggtaatgccttttggcttgaagaatgctggtgctacttaccaaagagcTATGCAGAATAACTTTGATGACCTTCTCCATAAGAATGTCAAATGCTATATGGacgacttggtggtaaaatcaGAAAGAGGGGCGACcacttga